The Candidatus Methylomirabilota bacterium genome includes a region encoding these proteins:
- a CDS encoding thiamine pyrophosphate-dependent enzyme has protein sequence MGATTADLLVERLRDWGVEVVFGLPGDGINGLMEALRRRQDKIRFVQVRHEEAAALMACGYAKFTDRLGVCLATTGPGGIHLLNGLYDAKMDGQPVLALTGLPFHDLLGSFTQQDVALDRLFADVAKFSERVMGPTHVEGLTDLACRTALAYRGVAHLTIPVDVQEMPADANRSKRNVARHTSDVFARSAQLPAEVDLRRAASLLDDGKRVAILAGRGALGASDELEAMAERLDAPIVKALLGRAAVPDDSPYTTGTVGLLGTRPSQEALERCDTLLMVGTSFPYIEFLPKPGQARAVQIEIDPARIGLRYPVEVGLVGDSRRTLEALLPLLQPRANAGFLDEARVGMRAWTALMEERGRRADKPMKPQVLARELGRRLAADALVACDSGTIATWWARHIPVQRGQMHTLSGTLASMAVGLPYAIAAQIAHPSRQVVAFMGDGGFSMLMAEFATCVKYRLPVKVVVVKNNTLGMIKWEQMVFLGNPEYGCELQPIDFAAFARACGGTGFTIEDPAECGAVLDEALATPGPALVEGVVDPFEPPLPPKITLDQAAKFARSLLRGEPSREKIALTVLGDRVRELL, from the coding sequence ATGGGCGCGACCACTGCCGACCTGCTCGTCGAGCGCCTTCGCGACTGGGGCGTGGAGGTGGTATTCGGCCTACCCGGCGACGGCATCAATGGGCTCATGGAAGCGCTGCGCCGGCGGCAGGACAAGATCCGATTCGTCCAGGTGCGCCACGAGGAAGCCGCCGCCCTCATGGCGTGCGGCTATGCGAAGTTCACCGACCGGCTGGGTGTCTGCCTCGCCACCACCGGGCCCGGCGGCATCCATCTCCTGAACGGCCTCTACGACGCCAAGATGGACGGTCAGCCGGTGCTCGCGCTCACCGGGCTTCCGTTCCACGATCTCCTCGGCAGCTTCACCCAGCAGGACGTCGCCCTCGATCGGCTCTTCGCCGATGTGGCCAAGTTCAGCGAGCGCGTCATGGGACCGACCCATGTGGAGGGCCTCACCGACCTTGCCTGCCGCACCGCCCTGGCCTATCGCGGGGTCGCACATCTCACGATCCCCGTGGACGTCCAGGAGATGCCGGCCGATGCCAACCGCTCGAAGCGGAACGTGGCCCGCCACACCTCTGACGTCTTCGCGAGGAGCGCCCAGCTGCCCGCCGAGGTGGATCTCCGCCGCGCCGCGTCGCTCCTGGACGACGGCAAGCGCGTGGCCATCCTCGCGGGCCGCGGGGCCTTGGGCGCGAGCGATGAGCTAGAGGCGATGGCGGAGCGCCTCGACGCCCCGATCGTGAAGGCGCTGCTCGGCCGTGCGGCGGTGCCGGACGACAGCCCCTACACGACCGGCACCGTCGGACTGCTCGGCACGCGCCCCTCGCAGGAGGCGCTCGAGCGCTGCGACACGCTGCTCATGGTCGGCACGTCCTTTCCCTATATCGAGTTCCTGCCCAAGCCCGGTCAGGCGCGTGCGGTGCAGATCGAGATCGATCCGGCCCGCATCGGCCTTCGCTACCCGGTGGAGGTCGGGCTGGTGGGCGACAGCCGCCGCACGCTGGAGGCCCTGCTGCCCCTGCTGCAGCCGCGCGCGAACGCGGGATTCCTCGATGAGGCGCGCGTGGGCATGCGCGCCTGGACCGCCCTCATGGAGGAGCGTGGCCGGCGCGCCGACAAGCCCATGAAGCCCCAGGTGCTGGCCCGCGAGCTCGGACGCCGGCTCGCCGCCGACGCGCTCGTGGCCTGCGACAGCGGTACGATCGCCACGTGGTGGGCTCGCCACATCCCGGTGCAGCGCGGACAGATGCACACCCTGTCCGGCACCCTCGCGAGCATGGCGGTGGGGCTCCCCTATGCCATCGCCGCCCAGATCGCGCACCCCTCGCGCCAGGTGGTGGCGTTCATGGGCGACGGCGGCTTCTCGATGCTGATGGCGGAATTCGCGACCTGCGTGAAGTACCGCCTTCCCGTCAAGGTCGTGGTGGTGAAGAACAACACGCTCGGGATGATCAAGTGGGAGCAGATGGTGTTCCTCGGCAATCCGGAATACGGCTGCGAGCTCCAACCGATCGACTTCGCGGCGTTCGCCCGTGCCTGCGGTGGCACCGGCTTCACGATCGAGGATCCCGCCGAGTGCGGCGCCGTGCTGGACGAAGCGCTCGCGACGCCGGGACCGGCGCTCGTTGAAGGCGTGGTGGACCCCTTCGAGCCGCCGCTCCCACCCAAGATCACGCTCGATCAGGCCGCGAAGTTCGCCCGATCCCTGCTGCGCGGCGAGCCCAGCCGCGAGAAGATCGCCCTCACCGTGCTCGGCGATCGTGTCCGCGAGCTCCTGTGA
- a CDS encoding TauD/TfdA family dioxygenase, with protein MTAISVTRLAPALAARVEGVDITRPVADAVFAEIRAAFEEHSVLVFHDQPFDDETQVAFSRHFGPLEVTLSVNPAAGTPFARQSNLDIKTGEVIPPDDRRMLYQRANMLWHSDSSFKRVPSLCSLLSGRIVPPEGGATEFASTRGGYAALPEATRRRLEDLVVVHDFSWSRDQISPGFFTEAEKAPYPPVRHRLVRTNPVNGRRALLIGAHASSIEGMPLAEGRALLRELLDHVTRPERCYRHAWRVGDLVIWDNRAVLHRATPYDTTRYRRLMQRTTISGDPREGGTLACDSSTSA; from the coding sequence ATGACCGCCATCTCGGTCACCCGTCTCGCGCCCGCCCTCGCCGCCCGTGTCGAGGGTGTGGACATCACGCGGCCGGTCGCCGACGCCGTGTTCGCCGAGATCCGCGCGGCATTCGAGGAGCACTCGGTGCTCGTGTTCCACGATCAGCCCTTCGACGACGAGACGCAGGTCGCGTTCAGCCGCCACTTCGGGCCGCTCGAGGTCACGCTCTCCGTCAACCCCGCTGCGGGGACGCCGTTCGCGCGCCAGTCCAACCTCGACATCAAGACCGGGGAGGTGATCCCGCCGGATGATCGGCGGATGCTCTATCAGCGGGCAAATATGCTGTGGCACAGTGACTCGTCCTTCAAGCGCGTGCCCTCCCTCTGCTCCCTGCTTTCCGGGCGAATAGTCCCGCCGGAAGGCGGCGCCACCGAGTTCGCGAGCACCCGCGGCGGCTACGCCGCGCTGCCCGAGGCGACGCGGCGACGCCTCGAGGACCTAGTGGTGGTGCACGACTTCTCGTGGTCGCGCGACCAGATTTCGCCCGGGTTTTTCACCGAAGCGGAGAAGGCGCCGTACCCGCCGGTGCGTCACCGGCTCGTGCGCACGAACCCCGTCAACGGGCGGCGCGCCCTCCTGATCGGGGCCCATGCCTCGTCCATCGAGGGCATGCCGCTCGCGGAGGGGCGCGCCCTCCTCCGGGAGCTGCTCGATCACGTCACCCGGCCGGAGCGCTGCTACCGGCACGCGTGGCGCGTGGGCGATCTGGTAATCTGGGACAACCGCGCGGTGCTCCACCGAGCGACCCCATACGACACCACGCGGTACCGCCGCCTCATGCAGCGCACCACGATCTCCGGCGACCCGCGGGAAGGAGGAACGCTGGCATGCGACTCGTCGACCTCAGCATGA
- a CDS encoding DNA-3-methyladenine glycosylase: MPSRKLPRNFYTRPDVLAVARDLLGTVLVVSTGRGGRVAGLIVETEAYRGPEDRASHAWNGRRTRRTETMYAVGGTAYVYFVYGMYYQFNVVTGVPDVPHAVLIRALEPLEGLPLMRRRRGGAADARLTSGPGVLCLAMGIDRSFDRADLLGERVWLEEGPAPVARAAVARGPRVGIDYAGAWAARPWRFWIRDNPWVSRSRPAGQAVTGARGHDRRAR; this comes from the coding sequence GTGCCGTCGCGCAAGCTGCCCCGCAACTTCTACACGCGCCCCGACGTCCTCGCGGTGGCGCGCGATCTCCTCGGCACCGTGCTGGTGGTCTCCACTGGGCGCGGGGGCCGCGTCGCGGGCCTCATCGTGGAGACCGAGGCCTACCGCGGGCCCGAGGACCGCGCGAGCCACGCGTGGAACGGCCGGCGCACCCGGCGCACCGAGACCATGTACGCGGTGGGCGGCACTGCCTACGTCTACTTCGTCTACGGCATGTACTACCAGTTCAACGTGGTCACCGGCGTGCCCGACGTGCCCCACGCGGTGCTGATCCGCGCGCTGGAGCCGCTGGAGGGGCTGCCGCTCATGCGCCGGCGGCGCGGCGGCGCCGCGGATGCGCGCCTCACCAGCGGGCCGGGTGTGCTGTGCCTGGCCATGGGCATCGACCGCTCGTTCGACCGCGCGGATCTGCTGGGCGAGCGCGTGTGGCTGGAGGAGGGACCAGCGCCCGTCGCGCGCGCCGCCGTCGCGCGCGGGCCGCGCGTGGGCATCGACTACGCAGGCGCGTGGGCGGCGCGGCCGTGGCGCTTCTGGATCCGCGACAACCCCTGGGTGAGCCGGTCGCGCCCCGCCGGGCAGGCCGTCACAGGAGCTCGCGGACACGATCGCCGAGCACGGTGA
- a CDS encoding cyclase family protein has product MRLVDLSMTVEECDSTPFAKEEAYFKPRPIVRWEDKGFVSNMVEMTVHAGTHIDSPHHFFRDKPSVEQLPLDQMIGDAVVLDLTFKGTANARISPEDLDRAEAALAAQGIRIEAGAMLFLRTDWPKGHVTTDPRWWDESPCLTRAAAEWLVAKRPAVLGYDFAQEEKGTDYGTAGEILGSGMRVHRIILPRVVFQIENLINLDQIPSKVKVIALPAKWKTESAPARVVALVEE; this is encoded by the coding sequence ATGCGACTCGTCGACCTCAGCATGACCGTGGAGGAGTGTGACTCGACGCCGTTCGCCAAGGAGGAGGCGTACTTCAAGCCCCGGCCCATCGTGCGCTGGGAGGACAAGGGCTTCGTCTCCAACATGGTCGAGATGACCGTGCACGCGGGCACCCACATCGACTCACCCCATCACTTCTTCCGCGACAAGCCGAGCGTGGAGCAGCTGCCGCTCGATCAGATGATCGGCGACGCGGTGGTGCTCGACCTCACGTTCAAGGGCACCGCCAACGCGCGCATCAGCCCGGAGGATCTCGACCGCGCGGAGGCAGCGCTCGCCGCGCAGGGGATCCGCATCGAGGCCGGCGCCATGCTCTTTCTCAGAACGGATTGGCCCAAGGGCCACGTCACCACCGATCCGCGCTGGTGGGACGAGTCGCCCTGCCTCACCCGCGCCGCTGCGGAGTGGCTGGTGGCGAAGCGCCCCGCCGTGCTCGGCTACGACTTCGCGCAGGAGGAGAAGGGCACGGACTACGGCACCGCGGGTGAGATTCTCGGGAGCGGGATGCGCGTGCACCGGATCATCCTGCCGCGCGTGGTCTTCCAGATCGAGAACCTGATCAACCTCGACCAGATCCCGTCCAAGGTGAAGGTGATCGCGCTGCCCGCCAAGTGGAAGACCGAGTCGGCCCCCGCCCGGGTGGTGGCGCTGGTCGAGGAGTAG